From one Octopus bimaculoides isolate UCB-OBI-ISO-001 chromosome 1, ASM119413v2, whole genome shotgun sequence genomic stretch:
- the LOC106871958 gene encoding calcineurin subunit B type 1-like translates to MGNASSSDLCSNFDADEIKRLGKKFRKLDVDKSGSLSVDELSVFPQSQMNPLIQRVIDVFDADGNGEINFNEFINGLSQFSVRGDKETKLRFAFNIYDIDKDGFISNSDLFHALKIMVGSNLEDVQLQQIVDKTMIYADTGGNGKISFEEFCTAVISLGVHETMVVDV, encoded by the coding sequence ATGGGGAATGCAAGCTCATCAGATCTTTGCTCTAATTTTGATGCTGATGAAATCAAAAGATTGGGGAAAAAATTTCGAAAGTTGGATGTGGATAAATCAGGTTCATTGAGTGTCGATGAACTTTCGGTTTTCCCACAGTCGCAAATGAATCCCTTAATTCAAAGAGTAATCGATGTATTTGACGCAGATGGAAATggggaaataaatttcaatgaattcatTAACGGCCTTTCTCAGTTCAGTGTTAGAGGAGATAAAGAGACCAAATTGAGATTTGCATTTAATATCTATGATATAGATAAAGACGGATTTATTTCCAATAGCGATCTTTTCCATGCCCTGAAAATAATGGTTGGCTCGAATCTAGAAGATGTACAACTTCAACAAATTGTGGATAAAACAATGATTTATGCAGATACTGGTGGAAATGGTAAAATATCGTTTGAAGAATTCTGTACTGCGGTTATTTCTCTGGGCGTGCACGAGACGATGGTCGTGGATGTATAG